A part of Helicobacter himalayensis genomic DNA contains:
- a CDS encoding restriction endonuclease subunit S, whose product MAKSVEELVEDKIKQDLTRLNIAYYYKTQSINDEIDQALSAYPSKSGGGGKNYPDIKLFLQTPELRKIPVMIEVKGTKGKLAKLKNGEVENRNDKGEAHYKNISEYALNGAVHYANAILDYAHSYDEVIALGINGFYKDDKTQDLSLEYAFYYLNRKNLSLPKKIADYTDLSSFSKKYLQDFISKIDALALSEKERESLIENLESDIETKLNKLNQFLHDDLNINANARVALLVGMIMAAQGVKDNVAPLKLEDLKGESGTNLNDGTIFIARIKEFLEKKNLPKEKAQMVINDLEAVFLHSNLWKQSGYVRESLENKDQSPLKKVYAQVLQNILPLVRKLQTADIAGRLFNSITKWLEVPDNEKNDVVLTPRYVVDLMVALCRVNKDSYVWDYATGSGAFLISAMNAMIKDCQAIQSPKEKESKIAHIKAYQLLGIEKRNDIYLLGILNMILLDDGSANLLHKDSLTDFEGKYEQGAKKDEEFPADVFLLNPPYSAPGKGFIFVERALKKMSKGRACVIIQENAGSGNGLPYTKEILEHSTLIASIKMPSDLFAGKSSVQTAIYLFEVGTPHNPKQQVKFIDFSNDGYTRAARKKAKASTNLKDTDNAKARYEELVNLLVYNHTNLHFYKDCFVQDCINLEGRDWTFAQHKKIDTKPTLSDFKKCVSEYLAWEVSNVLKNQNKVGSGELKSPRLAELEKTFKQNGGEWREFKIGDLFEIKPTKAYKMTNATLFETSGDVPVVTNSSANNGISGYVSLEPTEKGNTITYSDTTTSEGIFYQPRDFVGYSHVQGLYPLQFKESWNRYTLLYFVGVFRKSSFGRFDYGNKFNRNIAKEMKVILPTKDSKIAFDFMESFIQELEEERIQELEEERIQELEAYLLVAGLKNTTLSPKEKEALEIFAKLFGGGALTESKSKKSLESLESCKDSKLSNFEDSSLEFSHFANNALSALALNQMPTLECKWQEFKIGDLFSVKSNPQLNKDSFTFAENAPYPYFTRTCLNNGIAGYVEYLDEEHKIKGNSIAVGMLGMQFFYMEKDFYAGQFTKTIYPKFENFNAKIALFFVACLNKAQSLFQGVLVRDFEKVFNQRKILLPIKDSKIAFDVMESFIKAIEKAHIQSLYEFWQEKLNAYESVMRGGAEFKLEEYLAFYADYKTKAIETKTIEWREFKIGELFEKINTRFLGKGNKFEAVSKFKTDEFCVPVVYAKFGNNGIMYWSKNGDFETYENILSIVYNGAIAAGKVYAQKEKTGILAESYFIKLKNINVSFEVNLFLQCVLEKVLYPKYSRDNLATWNKVKENSILLPVYPNQAKNVDSTSCHSEGKAEESQNTQTKNTESNYTIAFDFMESFIKAIEKESIKDVVLWGEKKLKAYKACVHKA is encoded by the coding sequence ATGGCAAAAAGTGTTGAGGAATTAGTAGAGGATAAAATCAAGCAAGATTTAACTAGACTTAACATAGCTTATTATTACAAAACGCAGTCTATCAATGATGAAATAGACCAAGCCCTTAGCGCATATCCGAGCAAAAGCGGAGGCGGGGGCAAGAATTACCCCGATATTAAGCTTTTTTTGCAAACGCCTGAGCTTAGAAAAATCCCTGTGATGATTGAAGTTAAAGGCACGAAAGGCAAATTAGCAAAGCTTAAAAATGGCGAAGTAGAAAATCGCAACGATAAAGGCGAAGCACATTATAAAAACATTAGCGAATACGCCCTAAATGGTGCAGTGCATTATGCTAATGCTATTTTAGATTATGCCCATAGTTATGATGAGGTGATAGCCTTAGGCATAAATGGCTTTTATAAAGATGACAAAACACAGGATTTAAGCCTAGAATACGCCTTTTATTATCTCAACCGCAAAAACCTTTCTTTGCCTAAAAAAATAGCCGATTACACAGACCTCTCAAGCTTTTCAAAAAAGTATTTGCAAGATTTTATAAGCAAGATTGACGCCCTTGCCTTAAGCGAAAAAGAGCGTGAAAGCTTGATAGAAAATTTAGAAAGCGATATTGAAACTAAGCTTAATAAACTCAATCAATTCTTACATGATGATTTAAATATCAATGCCAACGCTCGCGTAGCCTTGCTTGTAGGTATGATTATGGCAGCTCAAGGCGTAAAAGACAATGTAGCACCCTTGAAACTAGAAGATTTAAAAGGAGAGAGTGGCACAAATCTTAATGATGGCACGATATTTATAGCGAGAATCAAGGAATTTTTAGAGAAAAAAAACCTCCCAAAAGAAAAAGCACAAATGGTAATAAATGACTTAGAAGCTGTCTTTCTCCACTCTAATCTCTGGAAACAAAGTGGCTATGTTAGAGAAAGTTTAGAAAACAAAGACCAAAGTCCTTTAAAAAAGGTTTATGCGCAAGTGTTGCAAAATATCCTCCCCCTAGTGCGCAAACTTCAAACCGCAGATATCGCAGGTAGGCTTTTTAATTCCATAACCAAATGGCTTGAAGTGCCAGATAATGAAAAAAACGATGTGGTTTTAACACCTCGCTATGTGGTGGATTTGATGGTTGCATTATGCAGAGTGAATAAAGATTCTTATGTATGGGACTATGCCACAGGTTCGGGGGCGTTTTTGATAAGTGCTATGAATGCGATGATAAAAGATTGTCAAGCCATACAAAGCCCCAAAGAAAAGGAAAGCAAAATCGCCCATATCAAAGCCTACCAGCTCTTAGGCATAGAAAAAAGAAATGATATTTATCTGCTAGGGATTTTAAATATGATTTTGCTAGATGATGGTTCAGCAAACCTTTTGCATAAAGACAGCTTGACAGATTTTGAGGGCAAATACGAGCAAGGAGCTAAAAAGGACGAAGAATTTCCCGCAGATGTCTTTTTGCTAAATCCTCCTTATTCAGCTCCGGGTAAGGGCTTTATCTTTGTAGAGAGGGCGTTAAAAAAGATGAGCAAAGGCAGGGCTTGTGTGATTATCCAAGAAAATGCAGGTTCAGGCAATGGCTTGCCCTATACCAAAGAGATTTTAGAGCATAGCACACTAATAGCAAGTATCAAAATGCCTAGCGATTTATTCGCAGGCAAATCCAGTGTGCAAACTGCGATTTATCTCTTTGAAGTAGGCACTCCTCACAATCCCAAACAACAAGTAAAATTCATAGACTTTAGCAACGATGGCTACACAAGAGCCGCACGCAAAAAAGCAAAAGCTAGCACAAATCTAAAAGACACAGACAACGCAAAAGCAAGGTATGAAGAGCTTGTGAATTTACTTGTTTATAACCATACGAACTTACATTTTTACAAAGACTGCTTTGTGCAAGATTGCATAAACTTAGAAGGTAGGGATTGGACCTTTGCCCAGCATAAGAAAATCGACACCAAGCCTACTTTAAGCGACTTTAAAAAATGCGTGAGTGAGTATCTAGCGTGGGAAGTAAGCAATGTGCTTAAAAATCAAAATAAGGTCGGCTCGGGGGAGCTTAAAAGCCCTCGTTTAGCAGAGCTTGAAAAGACATTCAAGCAAAACGGGGGCGAGTGGAGAGAATTTAAAATCGGGGATTTGTTTGAAATCAAGCCTACAAAAGCTTACAAAATGACAAATGCCACTTTGTTTGAAACAAGTGGCGATGTGCCTGTTGTTACAAATTCTAGTGCAAATAATGGCATAAGCGGTTATGTGAGTCTAGAACCCACAGAAAAGGGTAATACAATAACTTATAGCGATACCACAACCTCAGAAGGTATATTTTATCAACCTAGAGATTTTGTTGGTTATTCTCATGTGCAGGGCTTGTATCCCTTGCAATTTAAGGAAAGCTGGAATAGATATACTTTGCTGTATTTTGTAGGAGTTTTTAGAAAGTCAAGTTTTGGGAGATTTGATTATGGAAATAAATTTAATCGCAATATAGCAAAAGAAATGAAAGTTATTTTACCAACTAAAGATTCCAAAATCGCCTTTGACTTTATGGAATCTTTTATTCAAGAACTTGAGGAGGAGAGGATTCAAGAACTTGAGGAGGAGAGGATTCAAGAACTTGAGGCTTATCTTTTAGTTGCTGGGCTTAAAAACACTACTTTAAGCCCTAAAGAAAAAGAAGCTTTAGAGATTTTTGCAAAGCTATTTGGGGGGGGGGCATTAACAGAATCCAAAAGCAAAAAGTCGCTTGAAAGCTTAGAATCTTGCAAAGATTCTAAGCTTTCAAATTTTGAAGATTCAAGCCTTGAATTTTCACATTTTGCAAACAATGCTTTAAGTGCCTTAGCCTTAAATCAAATGCCAACTTTAGAATGCAAATGGCAGGAATTTAAAATCGGGGATTTGTTTAGCGTAAAGTCAAATCCTCAATTGAACAAAGATAGTTTTACGTTTGCAGAGAATGCACCTTATCCTTATTTCACAAGGACTTGTTTAAATAATGGCATAGCGGGGTATGTGGAGTATTTGGACGAGGAGCATAAAATCAAGGGCAATTCCATAGCTGTGGGTATGCTTGGAATGCAATTTTTCTATATGGAAAAGGATTTTTACGCAGGGCAATTTACAAAAACGATTTATCCTAAATTTGAAAATTTCAATGCAAAAATAGCCTTGTTTTTCGTCGCTTGTTTAAATAAAGCCCAAAGCCTATTTCAAGGCGTGTTAGTTCGGGATTTTGAAAAAGTGTTTAACCAAAGAAAAATTTTACTTCCTATTAAAGATTCCAAAATCGCCTTTGATGTAATGGAATCTTTTATCAAAGCCATAGAAAAAGCCCATATACAAAGCCTTTATGAATTCTGGCAAGAAAAGCTAAATGCTTATGAATCTGTAATGCGGGGGGGGGCAGAATTTAAGCTAGAAGAATATTTAGCATTTTATGCAGATTATAAAACTAAAGCTATTGAAACTAAAACTATTGAATGGAGAGAATTTAAAATTGGGGAGTTGTTTGAAAAAATAAATACTAGATTTTTAGGTAAGGGGAATAAGTTTGAAGCTGTATCCAAGTTTAAAACAGATGAATTTTGTGTCCCTGTTGTTTATGCAAAATTTGGCAATAATGGAATTATGTATTGGTCTAAAAATGGCGATTTTGAAACATATGAGAATATTTTATCTATTGTTTATAATGGTGCAATCGCAGCAGGAAAGGTTTATGCGCAAAAGGAGAAAACAGGAATTCTTGCTGAAAGTTATTTTATAAAATTAAAAAACATAAATGTTAGTTTTGAGGTTAATCTATTTTTGCAATGTGTTTTAGAAAAAGTTTTATATCCAAAATATTCTAGAGATAATTTGGCAACTTGGAACAAAGTAAAAGAAAATTCCATTCTCCTCCCTGTGTATCCTAACCAAGCTAAAAATGTAGATTCCACCTCTTGTCATTCTGAGGGCAAAGCCGAAGAATCTCAAAACACCCAAACCAAAAATACAGAATCTAACTACACAATCGCCTTTGATTTTATGGAATCTTTTATCAAAGCCATAGAAAAAGAAAGCATAAAAGATGTAGTGCTATGGGGAGAGAAAAAGCTAAAGGCTTATAAGGCTTGTGTGCATAAAGCTTAA
- a CDS encoding autotransporter serine protease has translation MTTILEQENEKYNLKESRMNKFYFAALFLCLATYTHASSTFYELLKKSWQLMNVDKAWSENPNITGQGVKVGILDGAFNTTHPSLQGKDVATFNNQFDFNRYFSQDDYGAARHGSHVAGIIIGAKLNDPTNPNLPNGIAYNGSYYGIAILNEQLYYNGSVYEQLHDKDIKIINNSWGKGDEYYPLINRRFTFSDGYASITEEPSTTALSANEYFALLEHNREGYRENDVLDLIRLSKEKGMLNIIASGNDGSLSGGILTPAAAYDESIRSWLVVGALGTRSVEKNNLTGQITLKQDVTQNSYVAGVASFSNLFKGNALYGIMATGVEIDSANALYNSTNTNIPQGERQWRFVEASGTSQATPMVSGAAMLVQQKFGFLSGAQIADVLLSTANDNIVFPKLIVQNYNNGGFYNIVYINIDPPKTPDGKVDRAQVKQDLINLGYDSTMADKILSNLFKTQVAVNNNSVDDAEAVVRMESYEVIGQGILDVSKALKGLGRLDANRLNLGDSVNLNGEIQAFYTLDTKGHSAEFSNDISQRLWDDKWHIESARNSPKAEMQNIKKVGLLKVGQGRLSLSGNNSYEGATRVLQGELELTSSGKLTKSNAYAENGGKFLLNGGTIANDAYAQNQGQFLLSGGEITHNAYVENGGIFEITQSSRVMGAMQAQNNGIIILKENISSPVTLTTDSVTLSNGGILAGSGIISNASNNAQIHNQSGEVRAGFVTTTDFRSGASLELKGTYNQSDSGVLKIAFNGETNGNTQFIATTFNITGGALEFVPTYSGGERLKNGQSIKLNLGELNNHIDKFDNVTNEESNTLKFYYNSNTQSLEAVFKDNAFISSTDNDAGLAAALKHIAQSPNLPQSYNQYFGALDTLSPQNYQAGIDSLAENTSLPNVEDTLNSQRQLSLDNILYLMDSENVAQPFYSASFTKPKPIRLAFAQINKSDVILSDILTKLDNFHKNQMILNTNHTYFNHARYKSHTTALNLQYKHLHNSFLLGGFVDFAYSNANHTYTQRKTNRFSAGLSGIYDFRAFSLIALAHFGVGLNSTSHTLLTPSTNQNLNATKRDGAYNDYTLGLNLGVSKDFALQSFKFKPMWLMSYTSVFQDPYTQSGGIFAKSFSGSTHNTLGSSLGLHINYVKEFERITLLVGGFGFYNVRFLKHLEQNAAFNDFRDFSFTQSFETNAQSFYSGLHAQVRYGDYFGRLGFSNEVGKNYKWINTSLTLGVNF, from the coding sequence TTGACTACAATCCTTGAGCAAGAAAATGAGAAATATAACCTAAAAGAATCAAGAATGAACAAGTTTTATTTTGCCGCTCTCTTTTTGTGTTTGGCTACTTATACCCACGCTTCTAGCACATTTTATGAACTTCTTAAGAAATCGTGGCAACTTATGAATGTCGATAAAGCGTGGAGCGAAAACCCAAACATAACGGGGCAGGGCGTGAAAGTGGGAATTTTAGATGGTGCGTTTAACACCACTCACCCAAGCCTACAAGGCAAAGATGTAGCCACCTTTAACAATCAATTTGATTTTAATAGATACTTTTCTCAAGACGACTATGGTGCAGCAAGGCACGGCTCACATGTGGCGGGGATTATCATAGGGGCGAAGTTAAACGACCCAACAAATCCAAATCTCCCAAATGGTATAGCATATAATGGCTCATATTATGGCATAGCTATCTTAAATGAGCAATTATACTATAACGGAAGCGTCTATGAGCAACTCCACGATAAAGATATAAAAATCATCAACAACAGCTGGGGTAAAGGCGATGAATACTACCCCCTAATCAATCGTCGCTTTACCTTTAGCGATGGATATGCAAGTATCACTGAAGAGCCAAGCACCACCGCATTAAGTGCGAATGAGTATTTTGCACTCTTAGAACACAATCGCGAGGGGTATAGGGAAAATGATGTGCTTGACTTGATAAGGCTTTCCAAAGAAAAGGGAATGTTGAATATCATTGCTTCAGGTAATGATGGAAGCCTTAGTGGCGGTATCTTAACCCCAGCTGCTGCGTATGATGAGAGCATCCGCTCGTGGCTGGTAGTGGGCGCACTTGGAACACGAAGTGTGGAAAAAAACAACCTCACAGGGCAAATCACATTGAAGCAAGATGTAACGCAAAATAGCTATGTAGCTGGGGTAGCATCGTTTAGCAATCTTTTTAAAGGAAATGCGTTGTATGGGATAATGGCTACAGGAGTGGAGATAGATTCTGCAAATGCGCTTTATAACAGCACAAACACAAACATACCACAAGGTGAAAGACAATGGCGATTTGTAGAGGCAAGTGGGACTTCACAAGCTACACCTATGGTAAGCGGGGCAGCTATGCTTGTGCAGCAGAAATTTGGCTTTCTTAGTGGCGCACAAATTGCCGATGTGCTTTTAAGCACGGCAAATGACAATATAGTTTTTCCTAAGCTTATCGTGCAAAACTACAATAACGGGGGGTTTTATAATATTGTTTATATCAATATAGATCCGCCAAAAACACCAGATGGCAAAGTCGATAGAGCCCAAGTCAAGCAAGACCTTATAAACTTAGGATACGATAGCACTATGGCAGATAAGATTCTGTCAAATCTATTCAAAACACAAGTAGCTGTCAATAACAACAGTGTAGATGACGCAGAAGCGGTGGTGCGAATGGAAAGCTATGAGGTGATTGGACAGGGAATCTTAGATGTATCAAAAGCCCTCAAAGGTTTGGGACGCCTTGATGCTAATCGCTTAAACTTAGGCGATAGTGTGAATCTTAATGGCGAGATTCAAGCCTTTTATACGCTTGATACCAAGGGACATAGCGCGGAGTTTAGCAACGACATAAGCCAAAGGCTATGGGATGATAAATGGCATATCGAAAGTGCGCGAAACTCGCCTAAAGCAGAAATGCAAAATATTAAAAAAGTGGGGTTGTTAAAAGTAGGGCAAGGTCGTTTAAGTTTGAGCGGAAACAACAGCTATGAGGGGGCTACGCGCGTTTTGCAAGGTGAGCTAGAGCTTACAAGTAGCGGGAAGCTTACCAAAAGCAATGCCTATGCGGAAAATGGGGGAAAATTTTTACTCAATGGCGGAACTATCGCAAACGACGCCTATGCGCAGAATCAAGGGCAGTTTTTGCTTAGTGGTGGAGAAATTACACATAATGCCTATGTAGAAAATGGCGGAATCTTTGAAATAACACAATCTAGCCGAGTAATGGGCGCAATGCAAGCGCAAAATAACGGAATAATTATCCTAAAAGAAAACATCTCTTCTCCCGTTACGCTCACGACTGATTCTGTAACCCTAAGCAATGGAGGGATTCTCGCGGGGAGTGGGATTATTAGCAATGCTAGCAATAATGCTCAAATACACAACCAAAGCGGTGAAGTGAGGGCTGGATTTGTAACTACCACAGACTTTAGAAGCGGAGCGAGTTTAGAACTCAAAGGGACTTACAACCAAAGCGATAGCGGAGTGCTTAAAATCGCCTTTAATGGAGAAACAAATGGCAATACTCAATTTATCGCCACGACGTTTAACATCACAGGTGGAGCTTTAGAGTTTGTCCCCACTTATAGCGGTGGAGAACGGCTAAAAAATGGGCAAAGTATCAAGCTTAATTTAGGGGAGCTCAACAACCATATAGATAAGTTTGATAACGTTACAAACGAAGAAAGCAATACCTTAAAGTTTTATTACAATAGCAATACGCAGAGTTTGGAAGCGGTTTTTAAAGACAATGCTTTTATCTCAAGCACGGATAATGATGCGGGATTGGCTGCTGCGCTAAAACATATCGCCCAATCTCCTAATCTCCCGCAAAGTTATAACCAATATTTTGGCGCACTTGATACACTCTCTCCCCAAAATTATCAAGCAGGGATAGATTCTCTAGCAGAAAATACCTCACTTCCTAATGTAGAAGATACGCTCAACTCCCAGCGGCAGCTCTCTTTAGACAATATCCTTTACCTTATGGATTCAGAAAATGTCGCTCAGCCTTTTTATTCCGCAAGTTTCACGAAGCCTAAGCCTATCCGCCTCGCCTTTGCCCAAATAAACAAAAGCGATGTAATCTTAAGCGACATACTCACCAAGCTTGATAATTTTCATAAAAATCAAATGATACTTAACACCAATCATACATATTTCAATCACGCGCGTTACAAATCTCACACCACAGCCCTAAATCTCCAATACAAACATTTGCATAATTCATTTTTGCTCGGTGGGTTTGTGGATTTTGCTTATAGCAATGCCAACCACACCTATACGCAAAGAAAAACTAATCGCTTTAGTGCGGGCTTAAGCGGGATTTATGACTTTAGGGCGTTCTCACTCATTGCGCTCGCTCATTTTGGGGTGGGGCTAAATAGCACAAGTCATACGCTGCTCACCCCTAGCACAAACCAGAATCTAAACGCCACCAAACGCGATGGCGCATATAATGACTACACGTTAGGCTTAAATCTCGGCGTGTCAAAAGATTTCGCCCTGCAATCTTTTAAATTTAAGCCTATGTGGCTTATGAGCTATACAAGCGTATTTCAAGACCCTTATACGCAAAGCGGTGGGATTTTTGCGAAATCCTTTTCTGGCTCTACGCACAACACGCTTGGCTCATCATTAGGACTACACATAAACTATGTGAAAGAGTTTGAACGCATTACGCTACTTGTAGGTGGCTTTGGATTCTACAATGTGCGATTTTTAAAGCATTTAGAGCAAAATGCTGCATTCAATGACTTTAGAGACTTCAGCTTTACGCAAAGCTTTGAAACAAACGCGCAGAGCTTTTATAGTGGGCTACACGCACAGGTGCGATACGGAGACTATTTTGGTAGATTGGGCTTTAGCAACGAAGTGGGTAAAAATTACAAGTGGATAAACACAAGCCTAACCTTAGGGGTAAATTTTTAG
- a CDS encoding DNA adenine methylase, with protein MTQQHSLFDLRELQQEKSTKPNFTSKEHFLQNLKAKNLHYKRYTKSPLRYGGGKSLAVGLILEHFPNDITRLVSPFMGGGSVEIASALELNLEVKAFDIFDILVNFWQVLIADSKGLYEALLRLEPTKETYANIKAELKSFWNERHKNAKNIPQKNLDSLTLARDYYFNFNLSYGPGFLGWMSKIYEDKSRYLNALEKLKNLGQDSKLQNLSVECVSFEKVFEKYPNDFFYCDPPYFLEGDSQMFKGIYPMRNFPIHHNGFNHALLSKCLKNHKGKFILSYNDCAFVREAYKDFKILEPKWQYTMGQGETRVGKNRLNRNNGLLGDRDNIKQSHELLIIKE; from the coding sequence TTGACACAGCAGCATTCTTTATTTGATTTAAGAGAATTACAACAAGAAAAATCTACAAAACCAAATTTCACTTCTAAAGAGCATTTTTTACAGAATCTTAAAGCTAAAAATTTACATTACAAACGTTACACCAAAAGCCCCTTGCGTTATGGGGGCGGTAAATCCTTAGCGGTTGGGTTAATCCTAGAACATTTTCCTAATGATATAACAAGGCTTGTTTCGCCATTTATGGGCGGGGGTAGCGTAGAAATTGCGAGTGCTTTGGAGCTTAACTTAGAAGTGAAAGCCTTTGATATTTTTGATATTTTGGTGAATTTTTGGCAAGTTTTGATTGCGGATTCTAAGGGACTTTATGAAGCATTATTGAGGCTTGAACCCACAAAAGAGACTTACGCTAATATAAAAGCAGAGTTGAAATCCTTTTGGAATGAAAGGCATAAAAATGCAAAAAACATTCCGCAAAAGAATTTAGATTCTCTAACCCTTGCACGAGATTATTATTTTAATTTTAATCTCTCTTATGGACCCGGATTTTTGGGCTGGATGAGTAAGATTTATGAGGATAAAAGTCGCTATTTAAACGCTTTAGAGAAGCTTAAAAATCTGGGGCAAGATTCTAAGTTGCAAAATCTAAGTGTAGAGTGTGTAAGTTTTGAAAAAGTGTTTGAAAAATACCCAAATGATTTTTTCTACTGCGACCCGCCTTATTTTTTAGAGGGAGATTCTCAAATGTTTAAAGGAATCTATCCTATGCGGAATTTTCCTATCCATCATAATGGCTTTAATCACGCACTTTTGAGTAAATGCCTTAAAAATCACAAGGGCAAATTTATTTTAAGTTACAATGATTGTGCTTTTGTGAGAGAGGCATATAAGGACTTTAAAATCTTAGAGCCTAAATGGCAATACACTATGGGGCAAGGGGAAACAAGAGTGGGTAAAAATCGCCTTAATCGCAATAATGGACTGCTAGGTGATAGGGATAATATCAAACAAAGCCACGAGCTACTGATTATAAAGGAGTGA
- a CDS encoding restriction endonuclease, with the protein MKIDEVKTAFKIADVEFVEGSTRLNFNYLKNLKDENGNPLPQKILTENVARVYLIVVNGEIKKIGGSQSEGGIKNTLSIYRDGGTKGRPSIRSFGIWYFLYHTILSGAKIEFYMIYQENFEKDIKGLFGLKNIRNAYISYKLIEQCCVEDYLSVENGKHPDWNVQEQGLDWPLDIKNEHAEILKNSSVREKNVKR; encoded by the coding sequence ATGAAAATAGATGAAGTTAAAACTGCCTTTAAAATTGCTGATGTGGAATTTGTAGAGGGTAGCACAAGACTTAATTTTAACTATCTTAAAAACTTAAAAGATGAGAATGGTAACCCTCTGCCTCAAAAGATTCTTACCGAAAATGTCGCTAGGGTGTATTTGATTGTTGTCAATGGTGAGATTAAAAAGATTGGTGGAAGTCAAAGTGAGGGAGGCATTAAAAACACTTTGTCTATTTATCGCGATGGTGGGACAAAGGGACGACCAAGCATAAGGAGTTTTGGGATATGGTATTTTTTATACCATACAATTTTAAGCGGTGCGAAAATTGAATTTTATATGATTTACCAAGAAAATTTTGAAAAAGACATCAAAGGACTTTTTGGGCTTAAAAACATAAGAAATGCTTATATTTCTTATAAACTTATAGAGCAATGTTGCGTGGAGGATTACTTGAGTGTGGAGAATGGCAAACACCCCGATTGGAATGTGCAAGAGCAAGGCTTAGATTGGCCACTTGATATTAAAAACGAACACGCAGAAATTCTAAAAAATAGCTCTGTGCGGGAGAAAAATGTAAAAAGATAA